A region of Fibrobacter sp. UWT2 DNA encodes the following proteins:
- the dxs gene encoding 1-deoxy-D-xylulose-5-phosphate synthase — MDLKNIKSPQDIKHCSVEELYHLASQIRETIIGQVAKHGGHLASSLGVVELTLALHYVFNAPDDKIVWDVGHQAYVHKLLTGRFDRFETLRQQGGISGFLKRNESEYDCYGAGHATTSISAALGFAVARDHFKHKNSVVAVIGDGSMTGGMAYEAINNAGLSKQNMTIILNDNKMSIAPNVGNFSKYLNRVISDPVYNKMRSDLDRLMKRLPGILGSRFRDLFLQAENAAKTVVKPGRFFEDLGIRYFGPIDGHDINELIMLLQRVKEQPGPCLVHILTEKGRGLDAAVKNPTKWHGIGPFDPESGLPLAPGKPNPSLTHVFGNTLLELAKKDDRIIGITAAMPTGCGMDIVAKELPDRVIDVGIAEEHALTFASGLACDGVVPVVAIYSSFMQRAYDQIMHDIALQNLHVVMVLDRAGLVGADGPTHHGAFDLSFLRTVPGITILAPSNENELRDMVRAAIDMKGPVAIRYPRGTALEEHLKPAPETVDVKLPKVLEEGKDILLLGAGFMTNELKKTAAVLRENGKNPTVVDARVIKPLDTEAYRKLFDAHKTIVTLEDNTLVGGFGSAVAELIADLGYTDKRLLRFGLPDHFVEQGEIPALFKLLKIDGESVAKQIMEKV, encoded by the coding sequence ATGGACCTTAAGAATATCAAGTCCCCCCAGGACATAAAGCATTGCTCTGTCGAGGAGCTTTATCACCTGGCGTCGCAGATCCGCGAGACCATCATCGGTCAAGTGGCTAAGCATGGCGGTCACCTGGCGTCTAGCCTGGGTGTGGTGGAACTGACGCTCGCTCTCCATTACGTGTTCAACGCTCCCGACGATAAGATTGTGTGGGACGTGGGGCACCAGGCTTATGTCCACAAGCTTTTGACGGGCCGTTTCGACCGTTTCGAGACGCTTCGCCAGCAGGGTGGCATTTCCGGATTCTTGAAGAGGAACGAAAGCGAGTACGACTGCTACGGTGCAGGACACGCGACGACCTCTATTTCTGCCGCCCTTGGCTTTGCCGTGGCGCGCGACCACTTTAAGCACAAGAATAGTGTGGTGGCAGTGATCGGCGACGGCTCCATGACGGGCGGTATGGCTTACGAAGCCATCAACAATGCTGGTCTTTCCAAGCAGAACATGACCATCATCTTGAACGACAACAAGATGAGCATTGCTCCGAACGTGGGTAACTTCAGCAAGTACCTGAACCGCGTGATTTCGGACCCGGTCTACAACAAGATGCGTTCGGACCTCGACCGCCTGATGAAGCGTCTCCCGGGCATTCTGGGATCTCGTTTCCGCGACTTGTTCCTGCAGGCGGAAAATGCGGCGAAGACGGTGGTGAAGCCGGGTCGATTCTTTGAAGATCTCGGTATCCGTTATTTTGGCCCGATCGATGGCCATGACATTAACGAACTGATTATGCTGTTGCAGCGCGTCAAGGAACAGCCGGGTCCGTGCCTGGTGCATATCTTGACCGAAAAGGGACGCGGCTTGGATGCAGCTGTGAAGAACCCGACCAAGTGGCACGGCATTGGACCTTTCGATCCCGAAAGCGGTCTTCCGCTTGCTCCGGGAAAACCGAACCCGTCTTTGACGCATGTGTTCGGAAATACTTTGCTTGAACTCGCGAAGAAGGACGACCGCATTATCGGCATTACCGCCGCTATGCCTACCGGTTGCGGTATGGACATTGTGGCGAAGGAACTCCCGGACCGCGTGATTGACGTGGGTATTGCCGAAGAACACGCACTCACGTTTGCCTCGGGCCTTGCCTGCGATGGCGTGGTTCCGGTGGTCGCGATTTATTCGAGCTTTATGCAGCGCGCCTACGACCAGATTATGCACGACATCGCCTTGCAGAACCTGCATGTGGTGATGGTGCTTGACCGTGCGGGCCTAGTCGGAGCCGATGGCCCGACTCACCATGGCGCGTTCGACTTGTCATTCTTGCGCACGGTGCCGGGTATTACCATCTTGGCGCCGAGCAACGAAAACGAACTGCGCGACATGGTGCGCGCGGCTATCGATATGAAGGGCCCTGTCGCGATCCGATATCCGCGCGGGACCGCACTCGAAGAACACCTGAAACCCGCTCCCGAAACCGTGGACGTGAAGCTTCCGAAGGTTCTGGAAGAAGGCAAGGACATCTTGCTTTTGGGTGCAGGCTTCATGACGAACGAACTGAAGAAGACGGCCGCCGTTCTCCGCGAAAACGGAAAGAACCCCACGGTCGTGGATGCTCGCGTTATCAAGCCGCTGGATACCGAAGCTTACCGCAAGCTCTTTGACGCACACAAGACGATTGTGACGCTCGAAGACAACACGCTGGTGGGCGGTTTCGGTTCTGCCGTGGCTGAACTCATTGCTGATCTCGGCTACACCGACAAGCGCCTGCTGCGCTTTGGCCTGCCGGATCATTTTGTGGAACAGGGCGAAATTCCTGCCTTGTTCAAGCTTTTGAAAATTGACGGAGAATCCGTCGCCAAACAAATCATGGAAAAAGTATGA
- a CDS encoding polyprenyl synthetase family protein encodes METLEKEAAVALDYLSRISKEAEKKFDEFLPPVADRPERLHEAMRYSMFAGGKRLRPALVRAAFDMFGGKGESVDYAMSALEMLHTFSLIHDDLPCIDNDDFRRGKPTSHKQFGEATAVMAGDALCIRAFELMGRTGNAKAIEVLAHLLGTYGMIGGEMIDIECEGKKVDLEIVDYIHYHKTAALIEASLEVGARLAGASEDDIKIIRDYGRSIGLAFQIVDDILDIVSTTEELGKDAGSDIEKGKATYPALVGLDKSRERAHELYEESLKALDGLKCDTKILRSIAAFIITRVN; translated from the coding sequence ATGGAAACCCTTGAAAAAGAAGCGGCTGTTGCCCTCGATTACCTGTCCCGCATCTCTAAGGAAGCGGAAAAGAAGTTTGATGAATTTTTGCCGCCCGTAGCCGACCGTCCGGAAAGGCTCCACGAGGCGATGCGTTATTCAATGTTTGCTGGCGGCAAGAGACTCCGCCCGGCACTGGTGCGTGCTGCATTCGACATGTTCGGCGGCAAGGGCGAATCGGTAGATTACGCCATGAGCGCCCTCGAAATGCTCCATACCTTTAGCCTGATTCACGACGACCTTCCTTGCATCGATAACGATGACTTTAGACGCGGTAAGCCCACAAGCCACAAACAGTTCGGCGAAGCGACTGCCGTGATGGCTGGCGATGCCCTCTGCATTCGTGCTTTTGAACTGATGGGCCGTACCGGTAACGCCAAGGCAATAGAAGTCCTAGCCCACCTGTTGGGTACCTACGGCATGATCGGTGGTGAAATGATCGACATCGAATGCGAAGGCAAGAAGGTTGACTTGGAAATCGTCGACTATATCCATTACCACAAGACGGCCGCCTTGATCGAAGCCTCTCTGGAAGTGGGTGCACGCCTTGCAGGCGCAAGCGAAGACGACATCAAGATTATTCGCGACTATGGCCGTTCCATCGGCCTTGCATTCCAGATTGTGGACGACATTCTGGACATTGTTTCTACGACCGAAGAACTGGGCAAGGATGCCGGTTCCGACATCGAAAAGGGTAAGGCGACATACCCGGCTCTCGTGGGTCTCGACAAGTCCCGCGAGCGTGCGCATGAACTGTACGAGGAATCGCTCAAGGCCCTGGATGGCCTCAAGTGCGATACCAAGATCCTGCGCTCCATTGCCGCATTCATCATTACCAGGGTTAACTAA
- a CDS encoding carboxypeptidase-like regulatory domain-containing protein yields the protein MRKSLFLLPLLSLSIAGLVACSNKEEVAGGPGSITTNGIALVDGQPASYATVALRKVDFKEPTASEVNALVVADAYADEKGNFKVDIPADGKYRLTVAHDGVAYSKVVTRSEFAEAGVSQKPDTVHLEPTAVLAGVVDIPEGSSAVWVGIVGTDMLVKTDESGWFALSSIPANDSLQLYFVNEDYDKSLGEKDLFVTPMESIMQDYRTAVPADTTPEDTAETDTVEPEKLLQVLAILKDGTPATYATVALRAADAKVEDYAVQNTMVESDLRTDKNGRFEMEWPDSGNYRLTVTKDGFAYSKVYKAKDLAKLDTLRLEATASISSKVTLRTGEEFLWVGVYGLDLLVKTNNAGSYVLPSVPARDSLDIYFVMPDSAKTLYAEWKAIAEPYNTKFTNPVMVLQDFEDGIKSWYVNTDALFKGTTLTPLAKNVADGIVYDSTRKSKVFHGEYKLADDDYAWVLVGTTFEYEMNFSAIDSVVFYAKGDGNIRLSLENYINDDKSLKAATEWLPLSKDWQRISVNPAELCVGNAKTETCFTSWSGVKYLVKQLHIFPQDGTEFYIDDVTLYGALF from the coding sequence ATGAGAAAATCGCTCTTTCTTTTGCCTTTGCTCTCGCTATCGATAGCGGGTTTGGTAGCCTGTTCCAACAAGGAAGAAGTTGCTGGCGGACCGGGTAGCATTACTACCAACGGCATTGCCCTCGTTGACGGGCAGCCCGCCTCCTATGCCACCGTGGCCCTTCGTAAGGTCGACTTCAAGGAACCTACTGCAAGCGAAGTGAACGCACTCGTGGTAGCAGACGCCTATGCCGACGAAAAGGGAAACTTCAAGGTCGACATTCCTGCCGACGGGAAGTACCGCTTGACGGTTGCACACGATGGCGTGGCATACTCCAAGGTGGTAACCCGTAGCGAATTTGCAGAAGCGGGCGTTTCGCAGAAGCCCGACACCGTGCATCTTGAACCGACCGCAGTCCTTGCCGGTGTCGTAGACATTCCTGAAGGATCGTCTGCGGTATGGGTAGGTATTGTGGGTACCGATATGTTGGTGAAAACTGACGAATCGGGCTGGTTCGCACTTTCGTCTATTCCGGCTAACGACTCCCTGCAGCTGTACTTCGTAAACGAAGACTACGACAAGAGCCTAGGCGAAAAGGACCTCTTCGTGACTCCGATGGAATCGATTATGCAGGATTACCGCACTGCTGTGCCTGCAGATACGACTCCGGAAGATACGGCCGAAACGGATACAGTTGAACCCGAAAAGCTTTTGCAGGTTCTTGCCATCTTGAAAGATGGAACCCCGGCTACGTATGCAACGGTTGCCCTGCGTGCCGCCGATGCCAAGGTCGAAGATTACGCCGTGCAGAACACGATGGTGGAATCTGACCTGCGTACCGACAAGAATGGCCGTTTTGAAATGGAATGGCCCGACTCGGGCAATTACCGCCTGACGGTTACCAAGGACGGATTTGCATACTCCAAAGTCTACAAGGCCAAGGACCTCGCGAAGCTCGACACGCTCCGCCTGGAAGCGACCGCCTCTATTTCGAGCAAAGTAACGCTCCGTACCGGTGAAGAATTCCTGTGGGTGGGCGTTTACGGCCTCGATTTGTTGGTCAAGACAAATAACGCGGGCTCTTATGTGTTGCCCAGCGTGCCGGCAAGGGATTCGCTCGATATCTACTTTGTGATGCCGGATAGCGCAAAGACCCTGTATGCCGAATGGAAGGCGATTGCCGAGCCGTACAATACCAAGTTCACTAACCCCGTGATGGTGCTGCAGGACTTTGAAGACGGTATCAAGAGTTGGTACGTGAATACGGACGCACTCTTCAAGGGTACGACGCTTACGCCTTTGGCGAAAAACGTGGCCGACGGCATTGTATACGATTCGACTCGCAAGTCCAAGGTGTTCCATGGCGAATACAAGCTTGCCGATGACGATTACGCCTGGGTGCTTGTCGGTACGACATTCGAATACGAGATGAATTTCTCCGCGATCGATTCCGTCGTGTTCTACGCCAAGGGCGACGGAAACATTCGCCTCTCGCTTGAAAACTACATCAACGACGATAAGAGCCTGAAGGCCGCTACCGAATGGTTGCCGCTTTCCAAAGACTGGCAGCGCATCAGCGTGAACCCGGCTGAACTCTGCGTCGGAAATGCAAAGACGGAAACCTGCTTCACCTCTTGGAGCGGCGTGAAGTACTTGGTCAAGCAACTCCATATTTTCCCGCAGGACGGCACCGAATTCTACATCGACGACGTGACGCTTTACGGCGCATTGTTCTAG
- a CDS encoding TIGR02147 family protein: MKKIFEYTDYREWLRDAFEDFKQRKTVISWRYMAMKMGADPGNLLRVSQGKIHLPLSLIKPAAEFFELEGKEADYWAEMVYFGRAKTDADALQHYERMQALKGVSLKLLQKKELEFYRHWYYNAIRSVIGICKFKDDYQGLAESCTPNITEKEARDAVKLLADLNMISTDRDGYWKVNDTFVSTGGNWRSQAVRAFQHETIRLADESLDRHQPFLRDISTVTMTFCMDDIQLLREKINAFREDLLRLSQEGTDDDTVFQLNIQMFPLAFTKPLKEKEKEK; the protein is encoded by the coding sequence ATGAAGAAGATTTTTGAATATACGGACTATCGCGAGTGGTTGAGGGATGCTTTTGAGGATTTTAAGCAGCGTAAGACAGTCATCTCCTGGCGCTACATGGCCATGAAGATGGGCGCTGATCCTGGCAACCTCCTTCGCGTATCGCAGGGCAAGATCCACTTGCCCCTTAGTCTGATTAAGCCCGCAGCAGAATTCTTCGAACTTGAAGGCAAAGAAGCCGATTACTGGGCAGAAATGGTGTATTTCGGTCGTGCCAAGACCGACGCCGACGCCTTGCAACACTACGAACGCATGCAGGCCCTGAAGGGCGTTTCTCTTAAGTTGTTGCAAAAGAAGGAACTGGAGTTCTACCGCCACTGGTATTACAATGCAATACGTTCTGTAATCGGTATCTGCAAGTTCAAGGACGACTACCAGGGACTGGCCGAAAGCTGCACCCCGAACATTACCGAAAAAGAGGCCCGTGACGCAGTCAAGCTGCTGGCCGACCTCAACATGATTTCTACCGACCGCGACGGCTACTGGAAGGTGAACGACACCTTCGTATCTACCGGAGGAAACTGGCGTTCACAGGCCGTCCGTGCATTCCAGCACGAAACGATCCGCCTAGCCGACGAATCCCTGGACAGGCATCAGCCGTTCCTCAGGGACATCAGCACCGTCACCATGACATTTTGCATGGACGATATCCAGCTCTTGCGCGAAAAGATTAACGCTTTCCGTGAAGATTTACTACGTTTATCCCAAGAAGGGACGGATGACGATACTGTATTCCAGTTGAACATCCAGATGTTCCCCCTGGCATTCACCAAACCCCTAAAGGAAAAGGAGAAAGAAAAATGA
- a CDS encoding GGDEF domain-containing protein: MSRILEKIYVLFRMNILIFVLLAITVIALFAHQNGLDVIEPLYLHDYPYLIAETDSADGGASAVKLSRTDSSIIVDYELKEGYAYPYVGVKIFLGDGKTRGKDLSKFDSIFVWVKPRGEGTVRLYMRGYDSAFSRPDDELSLKFNEIEFFPLEETYPAVFVPQEFRVASWWVAQNEINVHNARVDLSNIPLIEIQTGTNAPLGYGTLEIKGLCFKGKKISKAELSTALVALWFITFFVILMIRFFDYSRERTASKKKREELEKNLRALEIEKTEYEKSSKEDPLTGCLNRAGFSSVLMREQENLSKNDSPVSFVILDIDHFKHVNDTYGHMVGDEVLVNLAKLIQSKIRNTDALVRWGGEEFVILCGDTPIQNAQFLAEKLRMAIENTQLIKQQKITCSFGIAEMIAGEDPKRLFERADKALYASKENGRNRVTSATFRHTR, encoded by the coding sequence ATGTCTAGGATACTTGAGAAGATATACGTTCTGTTCAGGATGAACATTCTGATTTTCGTGCTTTTGGCAATCACGGTCATAGCACTTTTTGCCCATCAGAACGGTCTAGACGTTATTGAGCCTCTGTACCTCCACGATTACCCGTATCTCATTGCCGAGACGGACTCGGCCGATGGCGGCGCTTCGGCGGTGAAGCTTTCCCGTACCGACTCTTCCATCATCGTGGACTACGAACTGAAGGAAGGCTACGCCTACCCGTATGTGGGCGTCAAGATCTTCTTGGGTGACGGCAAAACCCGCGGCAAGGACCTTTCCAAGTTCGACAGCATTTTCGTGTGGGTAAAGCCCCGTGGCGAAGGAACCGTGCGTCTTTATATGCGCGGCTACGACAGCGCCTTCTCCCGCCCCGACGACGAACTTTCGCTCAAGTTCAACGAAATTGAATTTTTCCCTCTCGAAGAAACCTATCCCGCCGTCTTCGTTCCGCAGGAATTCCGCGTAGCTAGCTGGTGGGTGGCCCAGAACGAAATCAACGTCCACAACGCAAGAGTCGACCTCTCAAACATTCCGCTCATCGAAATCCAGACGGGCACCAACGCTCCGCTCGGTTACGGAACTCTTGAAATCAAGGGACTTTGCTTCAAGGGCAAGAAAATTTCGAAGGCAGAACTCTCGACGGCACTCGTGGCCCTCTGGTTCATCACCTTCTTCGTGATTCTCATGATCCGCTTCTTTGACTACAGCCGCGAACGTACGGCCAGCAAGAAGAAGCGCGAAGAACTGGAAAAGAACCTGCGCGCCCTGGAAATCGAGAAGACCGAATACGAGAAGTCCAGCAAGGAAGACCCGCTTACAGGCTGCCTGAACCGTGCCGGCTTCAGCAGCGTGCTCATGCGCGAACAAGAGAACTTGAGCAAGAACGACAGCCCCGTGTCCTTCGTGATCTTGGATATCGACCACTTCAAGCACGTGAACGACACCTACGGCCACATGGTAGGCGACGAAGTCCTGGTGAACCTCGCAAAGCTTATCCAGAGTAAGATCCGCAACACCGACGCCCTGGTGCGTTGGGGCGGCGAAGAATTCGTGATTCTCTGCGGCGACACGCCGATCCAGAACGCTCAGTTCCTTGCTGAAAAGCTCCGCATGGCTATCGAAAACACGCAGCTGATCAAGCAACAGAAGATCACCTGCTCCTTCGGTATTGCCGAAATGATCGCCGGCGAAGACCCGAAGCGCTTGTTCGAACGCGCCGACAAGGCCCTTTACGCCTCCAAGGAAAATGGCCGTAACCGCGTCACCAGCGCCACCTTCCGCCATACTAGGTAG
- a CDS encoding GDSL-type esterase/lipase family protein gives MNEFSKNLLFTGRWEHGKEYSRTSAPAAMVQFKAAAKSLEFELEGEARFRVDEDGKEIAVFTTNSKNVYKVKTTGSAGSHAYRLIKISESNPGGVHLYRVATDKSGKFEEPPKPSNRRIEFIGDSFTVGFGDEGQNGQDESLVFEKTNASKSFAFLIADGYKADFQVNAFSGRGLVRNYDNIVPEWPIPRLYEFTVPGEAPGDIANGIAESTIRYDFDSFHPQVIVLFIGINDFQGNPPYAKHDAFKKAYANLLDKLRKAHPGVKFLLLSTKVWPNDDLTPTVKAIYDAQKAAGKSDLEFMTLTTANVGLLGHPDIHSHEDMAKAIRPVVGRLGRWLSR, from the coding sequence GTGAACGAGTTTTCGAAAAACCTGTTGTTTACCGGCCGTTGGGAACACGGCAAGGAATACAGCCGCACAAGCGCCCCGGCAGCCATGGTGCAGTTCAAGGCAGCCGCGAAGTCCTTGGAATTTGAACTAGAAGGCGAAGCCAGATTCCGCGTCGACGAAGACGGCAAGGAAATCGCCGTATTCACGACAAATTCCAAAAATGTGTATAAAGTAAAAACAACCGGCAGTGCCGGTTCGCATGCTTACCGCCTGATCAAAATCAGCGAAAGCAATCCCGGTGGCGTTCACCTATACAGAGTAGCCACCGACAAATCAGGCAAGTTCGAGGAACCGCCGAAACCGTCCAACCGACGCATTGAATTCATCGGCGACTCCTTTACGGTAGGATTCGGTGACGAAGGCCAGAACGGCCAGGATGAATCCTTGGTGTTCGAAAAGACGAACGCCTCCAAGAGTTTCGCGTTTCTGATTGCCGACGGTTACAAGGCCGATTTCCAGGTCAACGCCTTCAGCGGCCGCGGTCTCGTCCGCAACTACGACAATATCGTGCCGGAATGGCCTATCCCCCGCCTGTACGAATTCACCGTTCCAGGTGAAGCCCCCGGCGACATCGCCAATGGCATTGCGGAATCCACCATTCGCTACGATTTCGACTCTTTCCATCCGCAAGTCATAGTCCTTTTCATCGGAATCAATGACTTCCAGGGGAATCCACCCTACGCAAAGCATGACGCCTTCAAGAAGGCCTACGCCAATCTTCTGGATAAGCTCCGCAAGGCCCATCCGGGAGTCAAGTTCCTGCTTTTGTCCACCAAGGTATGGCCTAACGACGACCTGACCCCCACCGTAAAGGCGATTTACGACGCCCAGAAGGCCGCCGGCAAGTCCGATTTGGAATTCATGACCCTCACTACAGCAAATGTGGGACTCCTGGGACACCCTGACATACATTCTCACGAAGACATGGCAAAGGCCATTCGACCCGTCGTCGGACGCCTCGGAAGGTGGCTTTCGCGCTAA
- a CDS encoding cytochrome c, whose translation MKFARLASTGILALAAYGMLLGISAFAGSDKATESKPAVQKPEPGSPGDTLTREDARMALLVYKLLDKDGKIKGANLKRGEKLFMQNCKPCHGDDGHRFNFSNFNEPPAFIGDRARKEMPTFWYQLNFGDDDRGMQAYIDEFPLQDLIDIAGYAQTMP comes from the coding sequence ATGAAATTCGCTCGGTTGGCATCTACGGGAATATTGGCTTTGGCGGCTTATGGAATGCTGCTGGGGATTTCTGCGTTTGCCGGGAGCGATAAAGCTACCGAAAGTAAACCGGCGGTGCAAAAACCGGAACCCGGTTCTCCCGGGGACACGCTCACCCGCGAAGACGCCCGCATGGCGCTTCTGGTGTACAAACTCCTCGACAAAGACGGAAAGATCAAGGGGGCGAACCTTAAGCGTGGCGAAAAGCTTTTTATGCAAAATTGCAAGCCTTGTCATGGAGACGATGGCCACCGGTTTAATTTTTCCAACTTCAACGAGCCGCCCGCCTTTATTGGCGACCGTGCCCGCAAGGAAATGCCGACATTCTGGTATCAGTTGAATTTCGGTGATGATGACCGAGGAATGCAAGCTTACATCGACGAGTTCCCGTTACAGGACCTCATCGATATTGCTGGTTACGCTCAAACGATGCCGTAA
- a CDS encoding LysR family transcriptional regulator produces MELTHLKYFLEVARTEHVTQSAKALCIVQPALTHALHKLEDELGVKLFKNQGRNIKLTEVGEYFYKKVKPLYEDIEALPAQLRAMENEQSATVNLNVLAASTFVTNAVILYKQNDPDLRFNLVQNEETTLYDICVRTYANYKASAQKFSSDDEESFVCTENIYLAVPNVAQYRKRDSISLKELQETNFIGLYGSKQLRNICNEYCERVGFKTHIIFESDNALAVKDAIASGIGVGFWPEFSWGRINNRRIRLLKITDAEFKRDIVITLRHGKQDNSRSEKFFRFLTGLLKRAEKRKMPRR; encoded by the coding sequence ATGGAACTCACACACTTAAAGTATTTTTTAGAAGTCGCCCGCACCGAGCACGTGACACAAAGCGCCAAAGCCCTATGTATCGTACAGCCTGCGCTCACGCACGCCCTGCATAAACTAGAAGATGAATTGGGCGTCAAGCTCTTTAAAAACCAGGGGCGAAACATCAAGCTCACCGAAGTCGGGGAATATTTTTATAAGAAAGTCAAACCCCTTTACGAAGACATCGAGGCTCTCCCGGCACAGCTCCGCGCCATGGAAAACGAACAGTCGGCAACCGTAAACTTGAACGTGCTGGCAGCTTCAACCTTCGTGACCAATGCCGTTATTCTATATAAGCAAAACGATCCCGACCTACGATTCAACCTAGTGCAGAACGAAGAGACGACGCTTTACGATATCTGCGTCCGCACTTACGCCAACTACAAGGCCTCGGCTCAAAAATTCAGTTCCGACGACGAAGAAAGTTTCGTATGCACCGAAAACATCTACCTTGCCGTTCCTAACGTAGCGCAATACCGCAAGCGCGACAGCATCTCCCTCAAGGAACTGCAAGAAACCAACTTTATCGGGCTCTACGGATCCAAGCAGTTGCGCAATATTTGTAACGAGTATTGTGAACGAGTCGGGTTCAAGACGCATATCATTTTTGAAAGCGACAACGCGCTAGCAGTTAAAGATGCCATCGCAAGTGGAATCGGCGTAGGGTTCTGGCCAGAATTTTCTTGGGGACGGATCAACAACCGCCGCATTCGCCTTCTCAAGATTACCGACGCCGAATTCAAGCGCGATATTGTCATCACCCTTCGACATGGAAAGCAGGATAATTCGCGTTCCGAGAAATTTTTCCGCTTTTTGACCGGTTTACTCAAGCGGGCAGAAAAAAGAAAGATGCCACGCCGTTGA
- a CDS encoding FISUMP domain-containing protein: MKLFFKTIAITAITLFTLTACDQANTCDFDASANTLSCSEKTYRTSNLGGKVWLAENMAVYIPDSSVCYGNDHVNCDAMGRLYTWTAATTGLCPKGWTLPTRQDFKNAFGNTSVATLKDGSSFNMQFAGFRYYDGKFADKDISASFWTSDSYDASRAYLVRVTDSTITYEHFNKNILASVRCVKE; this comes from the coding sequence ATGAAACTGTTCTTCAAGACCATTGCAATCACTGCAATCACCCTCTTCACCCTTACCGCCTGCGACCAGGCTAACACTTGCGACTTCGACGCTTCTGCGAATACGCTTTCTTGCTCTGAAAAGACTTACAGGACATCTAATCTTGGTGGAAAAGTCTGGCTTGCCGAAAATATGGCCGTTTACATTCCCGATTCCAGTGTCTGCTACGGAAACGATCACGTGAACTGTGACGCCATGGGCCGCTTGTACACTTGGACTGCGGCGACAACGGGACTTTGCCCGAAGGGATGGACTCTTCCGACTCGGCAGGATTTCAAGAACGCCTTCGGCAATACGTCTGTAGCTACACTCAAGGATGGCTCCTCTTTCAATATGCAGTTTGCCGGTTTCCGCTATTATGACGGAAAGTTTGCCGATAAGGATATCAGCGCCAGCTTCTGGACGAGCGACAGCTACGATGCCTCCAGGGCTTATCTGGTTCGCGTTACCGATTCTACCATTACTTATGAACACTTCAACAAGAATATTTTAGCCTCTGTCCGCTGCGTAAAAGAGTAA